The genomic window CGAAGGATGAAGAATGAGATTTTCCCGGGCATTTCTCCCCACCCTCCGGGAGGCGCCGGCTGAAGCGGAGGTGATCAGCCACCAGCTCATGGTGCGGGCGAGCATGATCCGCAAGCTTGCCGCCGGGGTGTACAGCCTCCTTCCCCTCGGCCTCCGCGTCCAGCGGAAAGTCGAGCAACTTTGCCGCGAGGAGATGAACCGCGCCGGCGCGCAGGAGGTGTTTCTCCCGGCGCTCAACCCGGCGGAGCTCTGGATGAAGTCCGGCCGGTGGGACCTCTACGGCAAGGAACTGGTCCGCCTCAAGGATCGTCACGACCGCGAATTCTGCCTCGGCCCCACCCACGAGGAAGTGATCACCGACATCGTCAGCCACGAGGTGCGGAGCTACCGCGATCTTCCGCTGAATTTCTACCAGATACAGACCAAGTTCCGCGATGAGATCCGCCCGCGCTTCGGCGTGATCCGCGGCCGCGAGTTCACCATGAAGGACGGCTACAGCTTCGACCGCGACGAGGCGGGAGCGGAGGTCACTTACCAGGGGATGGTCGAGGCCTACAAGCGGTTTTTCCGCCGCTGCGGCCTTGCCTTCAGCGTGGTGGAGGCCGACAGCGGCGCCATCGGCGGAAGCTTCTCTCACGAGTTCATGGTGCTGGCCGACACCGGCGAGGACGCCATCACCGCCTGCGCTGCCTGCGGTTACTCCGCGAACGTGGAGAAGACGCCGGTGACGCTTCAGTTGCCCGAACAGCACGGCGGCAAGATGGAGAAGGTCCACACCCCCGGCGCACGGACGATCGAGGAGGTCGCTGCGTTCCTGGAGCTGTCCCCCTACCGGATGGCAAAGACCCTGCTCTATGTCGCCGACGGCCGCCCGGTGGCCGCCATGCTCCCCGGCGATCGGGAACTGAACGAGGTGAAACTCAAAAACGCCCTCGCTGCCGATCAGCTGTACCTGGCCGATGAGGAGACGGTGGAGAATCTCACCCACGCCGAAGTCGGCTTCGCCGGGCCGGTCGGGCTCAAGGGGGCCTACATCCTCGCCGACCCCTCCCTCAAGGGGGCGAGGGGGGTCGTCCTCGGGGCGAACGAAACGGATCACCACTACGTGGGAGCAGAAGAGGGCCGCGACTTCAAAGCGGATGCCTTCGCCGATCTGGCCGTGGCCCGCGAGGGGGATGGCTGCTCACGCTGCGGAGAGGCGCTCACCATCCGCCGCGGCATCGAGGTGGGGCACGTCTTCAAGATGGGGACAAAATACTCCGCGCCCTTGGGGGCGACCTATCTCGATGAGAGCGGCGAGACGCAGACAATCGTCATGGGCTGCTACGGCATCGGCATCGGCCGCACCGTCGCCGCCGCCATCGAGCAGAACCACGACGAGAACGGGATCATCTGGCCCGTGCCAATCGCCCCGTATCATGTGGACGTCATCTCTGCCAAGATGACCGATGCGCAGTGCATTGAGGAGAGTGAAAAACTCTACAAGGCGCTCGAATCGGAGGGGGTGGAGGTTTTGCTCGACGATCGGGACGAGCGGGCCGGGGTGAAGTTCAAGGACGCGGACCTCATCGGCATCCCCTACAAGGCGGTACTGGGCCCGCGGGGGCTCAAAGAGGGCAAGGTCGAGCTTCAGTCGCGGCGGACGGGCGAGGCGGAGTTCATCCCGCTGGGCGAGGCCGCCGGCGTGATACGGGGGCGCATCGAGAAAGAATCCA from bacterium includes these protein-coding regions:
- a CDS encoding proline--tRNA ligase — translated: MRFSRAFLPTLREAPAEAEVISHQLMVRASMIRKLAAGVYSLLPLGLRVQRKVEQLCREEMNRAGAQEVFLPALNPAELWMKSGRWDLYGKELVRLKDRHDREFCLGPTHEEVITDIVSHEVRSYRDLPLNFYQIQTKFRDEIRPRFGVIRGREFTMKDGYSFDRDEAGAEVTYQGMVEAYKRFFRRCGLAFSVVEADSGAIGGSFSHEFMVLADTGEDAITACAACGYSANVEKTPVTLQLPEQHGGKMEKVHTPGARTIEEVAAFLELSPYRMAKTLLYVADGRPVAAMLPGDRELNEVKLKNALAADQLYLADEETVENLTHAEVGFAGPVGLKGAYILADPSLKGARGVVLGANETDHHYVGAEEGRDFKADAFADLAVAREGDGCSRCGEALTIRRGIEVGHVFKMGTKYSAPLGATYLDESGETQTIVMGCYGIGIGRTVAAAIEQNHDENGIIWPVPIAPYHVDVISAKMTDAQCIEESEKLYKALESEGVEVLLDDRDERAGVKFKDADLIGIPYKAVLGPRGLKEGKVELQSRRTGEAEFIPLGEAAGVIRGRIEKESSLLA